A genome region from Mycolicibacterium litorale includes the following:
- a CDS encoding aldehyde dehydrogenase, which yields MSILANGESRLLVDGKLVAGSAGAFPTVNPATEEVLGVAADADLDDMGRAIAAARAAFDDTDWSTNTELRVRCLRQLKDALREHVEEMRDLTIAEVGAPRMLTAGAQLEGPVDDLGFCADTAENYPWRTDLGHATPQGIPTRRTLAREAVGVVGAITPWNFPHQINLAKIGPALAAGNTLVLKPAPDTPWCAAAVGEIIAEHTDFPPGVINVVTSSDHAVGALLSQDPRVDMVSFTGSTATGRAVMTDAAATIKKVFLELGGKSAFLVLDDADLGGACSMAAFTAAMHAGQGCAITTRLVVPRDRYDEAVEAAAATMGSLKPGDPTSKRTVCGPVISARQRDRVQGYLDLALQEGGRFACGGGRPADRDTGFFIEPTVIAGLDNTARVAREEIFGPVLTVIAHDGDDDAVRIANDSPYGLSGTVFSGDDDRAQAVADRLRVGTVNVNGGIWYSADAPFGGYKQSGIGREMGVAGFEEYTEIKLIATAAN from the coding sequence ATGTCGATACTGGCCAACGGCGAGAGCCGACTGCTCGTCGACGGAAAGCTGGTCGCGGGCAGTGCGGGGGCATTCCCGACCGTGAACCCGGCGACCGAGGAGGTGCTCGGCGTCGCGGCCGACGCGGACCTCGACGACATGGGCCGGGCGATCGCCGCGGCGCGGGCGGCGTTCGACGACACCGACTGGTCGACCAACACCGAGCTGCGCGTGCGCTGCCTGCGTCAGCTCAAGGACGCGCTGCGCGAGCACGTGGAAGAGATGCGTGACCTGACCATCGCCGAAGTCGGCGCACCCCGGATGCTGACCGCCGGGGCGCAGCTCGAAGGCCCGGTCGACGATCTGGGGTTCTGCGCCGACACGGCCGAGAACTACCCGTGGCGCACCGACCTCGGCCACGCCACCCCGCAGGGCATCCCTACCCGCCGCACCCTCGCCCGCGAGGCCGTCGGCGTCGTCGGCGCGATCACACCCTGGAACTTCCCGCACCAGATCAACCTCGCCAAGATCGGCCCGGCCCTCGCGGCCGGCAACACGCTGGTCCTCAAACCCGCCCCGGACACCCCGTGGTGCGCGGCGGCGGTCGGCGAGATCATCGCCGAGCACACGGATTTCCCGCCCGGCGTCATCAACGTCGTCACCTCCAGCGACCATGCCGTCGGCGCGCTGCTGAGCCAGGACCCGCGGGTGGACATGGTGTCGTTCACCGGGTCGACCGCGACCGGCCGCGCCGTGATGACCGACGCCGCCGCCACCATCAAGAAGGTGTTCCTCGAACTCGGGGGCAAATCGGCGTTCCTGGTCCTCGACGACGCCGACCTCGGCGGCGCCTGCTCGATGGCCGCGTTCACCGCCGCCATGCACGCGGGCCAGGGGTGCGCGATCACCACCCGGCTGGTGGTGCCGCGCGACCGTTACGACGAAGCCGTCGAGGCGGCGGCGGCCACGATGGGTTCGCTCAAGCCGGGCGACCCGACCAGCAAGCGGACCGTCTGCGGGCCGGTGATATCGGCCCGACAACGCGACCGGGTGCAGGGCTACCTCGACCTCGCCCTGCAGGAGGGTGGCCGATTCGCTTGTGGCGGTGGGCGTCCGGCCGACCGCGACACCGGATTCTTCATCGAGCCGACGGTGATCGCGGGTCTGGACAACACCGCGCGGGTGGCGCGCGAGGAGATCTTCGGCCCGGTCCTGACGGTGATCGCCCACGACGGCGATGACGACGCCGTGCGCATCGCCAACGACTCGCCCTACGGGTTGAGCGGGACCGTCTTCAGCGGCGACGACGACCGCGCCCAGGCCGTGGCCGACCGTCTGCGGGTCGGCACCGTCAACGTCAACGGCGGCATCTGGTACTCCGCGGACGCGCCCTTCGGTGGCTACAAACAGTCCGGCATCGGCCGCGAGATGGGCGTTGCCGGGTTCGAGGAGTACACCGAGATCAAACTCATTGCCACAGCAGCGAATTAA
- a CDS encoding SDR family oxidoreductase, protein MVNYGDDFKDKVAIVTGAGGGIGQAYAEALAREGAAVVVADINLEGAQKVADAILGEGGNALAVRVDVSEPDSAKEMAAQTLSEFGGIDYLVNNAAIFGGMKLDFLITVDWDYYKKFMSVNLDGALVCTRAVYRKMAKRGGGAIVNQSSTAAWLYSNFYGLAKVGINGLTQQLATELGGQNIRVNAIAPGPIDTEANRTTTPQEMVADIVKGIPLSRMGQPEDLVGMCLFLLSDQAKWVTGQIFNVDGGQIIRS, encoded by the coding sequence ATGGTCAACTACGGCGACGACTTCAAGGACAAGGTCGCGATCGTCACCGGGGCGGGCGGCGGTATCGGCCAGGCGTACGCCGAGGCGCTGGCCCGTGAGGGCGCCGCCGTCGTGGTGGCCGACATCAATCTCGAGGGCGCGCAGAAGGTGGCCGACGCCATCTTGGGTGAGGGCGGCAACGCGCTCGCGGTCCGGGTGGACGTCTCCGAACCGGACTCCGCCAAAGAGATGGCGGCGCAGACGCTCTCGGAGTTCGGCGGCATCGACTACCTGGTCAACAACGCCGCGATCTTCGGCGGGATGAAGCTCGACTTCCTGATCACCGTCGACTGGGACTACTACAAGAAGTTCATGAGCGTGAACCTCGACGGCGCGCTGGTGTGCACCCGGGCGGTCTACCGCAAGATGGCCAAACGCGGGGGCGGGGCGATCGTCAACCAGTCGTCCACCGCGGCGTGGCTGTACTCGAACTTCTACGGGCTGGCCAAGGTCGGCATCAACGGCCTGACCCAGCAGCTGGCCACCGAACTCGGCGGCCAGAACATCCGCGTCAACGCGATCGCCCCAGGGCCCATCGACACCGAGGCCAACCGCACCACCACGCCGCAGGAGATGGTCGCCGACATCGTCAAGGGCATTCCGCTCTCGCGGATGGGCCAGCCCGAGGACCTCGTCGGGATGTGCCTGTTCCTGCTGTCGGATCAGGCGAAGTGGGTCACCGGCCAGATCTTCAACGTCGACGGCGGACAGATCATCCGGTCATGA
- a CDS encoding NAD(P)-dependent oxidoreductase → MTLRSGDERSREEQSLKYGYIGLGNMGAPMARRLTNWPGGLIVFDVRTDAMTPLAEAGAALADSVADVAAADIVSITVLNGEQVRGVVAELVPRAKQGTVIAIHSTISPDTAVQLAQELAPQGIHIVDAPVSGGASAAEKGELAVMVGAERSVYERIKPAFKQWASVVVHAGEPGAGTRMKLARNMLTFTGFTAACEAMALAEKAGLDLQALGRVVRHSDAQSGGPGAIMVREDMRPLDHANFLYDMFVHTRGLGEKDLRLALALGEELDVELPLARIALQNLADGLGVPHVESSEEE, encoded by the coding sequence ATGACTCTGCGATCTGGCGATGAGCGCTCGCGCGAAGAGCAGAGCCTGAAGTACGGCTACATCGGCCTGGGCAACATGGGTGCTCCGATGGCCAGGCGGCTGACGAACTGGCCGGGCGGTCTGATCGTGTTCGACGTGCGCACCGATGCGATGACGCCGCTGGCCGAAGCCGGTGCCGCGCTTGCCGACAGCGTCGCCGATGTCGCGGCCGCCGACATCGTCAGCATCACCGTGCTCAACGGCGAACAGGTGCGCGGCGTCGTCGCCGAACTCGTCCCGCGTGCCAAGCAGGGCACCGTCATCGCCATCCACTCGACGATCAGCCCGGACACCGCGGTGCAGCTTGCGCAGGAGCTCGCGCCGCAGGGCATCCACATCGTCGACGCCCCCGTCAGTGGCGGCGCGAGCGCCGCCGAGAAGGGTGAGCTGGCCGTCATGGTGGGCGCGGAGCGCTCCGTCTACGAGCGCATCAAACCGGCGTTCAAACAGTGGGCGTCGGTGGTCGTGCACGCCGGCGAGCCGGGTGCCGGAACACGGATGAAGCTGGCCCGCAACATGTTGACGTTCACCGGATTCACCGCGGCGTGCGAGGCGATGGCACTGGCGGAGAAGGCCGGCCTCGATCTGCAGGCGCTCGGCCGGGTGGTCCGGCACAGCGACGCCCAGTCCGGTGGTCCCGGCGCGATCATGGTCCGCGAGGACATGCGGCCGCTCGACCACGCCAACTTTCTCTACGACATGTTCGTGCACACCCGCGGGCTGGGGGAGAAGGATCTGCGCCTGGCGCTGGCACTGGGAGAGGAACTCGACGTGGAGCTGCCGCTGGCGCGGATCGCCTTGCAGAATCTCGCGGACGGTCTCGGAGTGCCGCACGTGGAGTCGAGCGAAGAGGAGTAG
- a CDS encoding carboxymuconolactone decarboxylase family protein, whose amino-acid sequence MDELRRKGLEKMNEVYGWEMPDMPGDYFALTADHLFGTIWNRPGLSMRDKRIMTLTVVTALGITDLAEIQTNAAMANGELSEEELKEMAIFLTHYLGFPLGSKLDGVVTKVAGQRRKAAEKGRGEDKKGNVNAALKMHSGSSLDDE is encoded by the coding sequence ATGGACGAATTGCGCCGCAAGGGCCTCGAGAAGATGAACGAGGTGTACGGGTGGGAGATGCCCGATATGCCGGGCGACTACTTCGCGCTGACGGCTGACCACCTCTTCGGCACCATCTGGAACCGGCCCGGTCTGTCCATGCGCGACAAGCGGATCATGACGCTGACCGTGGTGACCGCGCTGGGCATCACCGATCTGGCCGAGATCCAGACGAACGCCGCGATGGCCAACGGTGAGCTGAGTGAGGAAGAGCTCAAGGAGATGGCGATCTTCCTGACCCACTACCTCGGCTTCCCGCTCGGCTCCAAGCTCGACGGGGTGGTCACCAAGGTGGCCGGCCAGCGGCGGAAGGCCGCCGAGAAGGGCCGCGGCGAAGACAAGAAGGGCAACGTCAACGCCGCGCTGAAGATGCACTCCGGGAGCAGTCTCGATGATGAGTAG